A portion of the Pectobacterium brasiliense genome contains these proteins:
- a CDS encoding YnjH family protein, with product MKSLVSLCFASVMLVLPTLAQANRGGTDIVVPVPPEVWGAGTTVREQNNTCLRCCVYENRNYSEGAVVKVEGVILQCVRDKQTLGTNNLIWQLVK from the coding sequence ATGAAATCGTTAGTGTCTTTGTGTTTCGCCAGTGTGATGCTGGTGCTGCCCACGCTGGCGCAGGCTAATCGTGGCGGAACAGATATTGTGGTTCCTGTTCCACCGGAAGTGTGGGGCGCAGGGACGACGGTGCGTGAGCAAAATAACACCTGCCTGCGCTGCTGCGTATATGAAAATCGGAACTATTCTGAGGGCGCGGTGGTAAAGGTCGAAGGGGTGATTCTGCAATGCGTGCGGGACAAGCAAACGCTGGGAACGAATAACCTGATATGGCAGTTGGTTAAGTAA